A single genomic interval of Lepidochelys kempii isolate rLepKem1 chromosome 13, rLepKem1.hap2, whole genome shotgun sequence harbors:
- the LPIN3 gene encoding phosphatidate phosphatase LPIN3, whose product MNYVGQLAETVLITVKELYKGLNPATLTGCIDIIVVRQPDGSFRCSPFHVRFGKLGVLRSREKVVDIEINGEPVDLHMKLGDNGEAFFVQESEENEETIPSCLCTSPIPLEESPDLMAEPSKASTVSQLSLLGEPEESGSDTTSLRKKRRRRKKPKPKEAADSTSEEQEGTDSERTLEEKRKLLTACDSVYFSFTDLPSEEAGTVQSKEIYHYSDGELAPSQSLTPSCPSSPKSDSELELKPSEPSLLGAESHMQWTWGRLPQVSKLERVEPVKSTMTITTTATTPVSQATHFQAIMAGLEGDLKTTDSWDTSCSSTTPVIRPTPVFQNGNGPRVPKDQLSAESAAAVGSMPETALPRVGEQGPQKQSVGEAVEGEENVVKNQQVLELDPSCAQAAPAPRRADSESMEPSGRPGTKPESPRRQGSTKRSSHLGPSDIYLEDLTNLDEEQVALYFPKSDMEPGSKPSTDPSSPGHTQLLAGPTADGGTDNLSDPAHDLMHPIALSLCGGLGDSRQILHHKFVEHIISYQEFAENPEVLDDPNLVIQIHKKYYNWAVAAPMILSLQAFQKNVPKSTIDRLVKEKMPKKSGRWWFSWRRRDLTAEEHEPSAGELEQGSTPQRRKMDPSSSDESISPVSRPDATVQKFLPTYKKSLRLSSDQIKRLNLQDGPNEVVFSVTTQYQGTCRCEATIYLWNWDDKVVISDIDGTITKSDALGHILPQLGKDWTHQGIAKLYHKIHLNGYKFLYCSSRAIGMAHITKGYLKWVKDQGCALPKGPILLAPSSLFSAFHREVIEKKPEIFKIACLTDIRNLFGSMGQPFHAAFGNRIHDVDAYKQVGLSASHIFTVNPKGELIRELTKSQKSTYERLTELVELIFPPLGQGVNVALLWPEYSQFSYWRAPLPLIDIEDLA is encoded by the exons ATGAACTATGTGGGACAGCTGGCTGAGACTGTGCTGATCACTGTGAAGGAGCTGTACAAGGGCCTGAACCCAGCCACCCTGACGGGATGCATTGACATCATTGTGGTGAGGCAGCCAGATGGCTCTTTCCGGTGCTCACCTTTCCACGTGCGCTTTGGGAAGCTGGGAGTCCTGCGCTCCAGGGAGAAAGTG GTTGACATAGAAATCAACGGGGAACCAGTGGACCTGCACATGAAGCTGGGAGACAATGGAGAGGCCTTCTTTGTCCAGGAGTCAGAGGAGAATGAG GAGACGATCCCCTCCTGTCTGTGCACCTCCCCTATCCCTCTAGAAGAGAGCCCAGATCTCATGGCCGAACCATCCAAGGCATCCACTGTGTCTCAGCTCAGCCTGCTTGGAGAGCCAGAAGAATCGGGCTCTGACACGACATCCCTTCGTAAGAAAAGGCGGCGCAGGAAGAAGCCGAAGCCGAAGGAGGCAGCGGACTCTACTTCGGAAGAGCAGGAAGGGACTGACAGTGAAAGGACTCTCGAGGAAAAGCGCAAGCTGCTGACTGCCTG TGATTCAGTTTATTTCTCCTTCACTGACCTCCCAAGTGAGGAAGCTGGGACTGTGCAATCCAAAGAGATCTATCATTATTCTGATGGGGAGCTGGCTCCGTCTCAGAG CCTCACTCCAAGCTGTCCGTCTTCCCCCAAAAGTGACTCTGAATTGGAGCTCAAACCCTCTGAGCCATCTCTTCTTGGAGCTGAATCCCACATGCAATGGACTTGGGGGAGGCTCCCTCAG GTGAGTAAATTGGAGCGAGTCGAACCAGTCAAGTCCACTATGACCATCACGACGACAGCAACCACTCCAGTGAGCCAGGCGACCCACTTCCAAGCCATCATGGCAGGTTTGGAAGGAGACTTGAAAACAACAGACTCCTGGGATACGTCCTGTTCCTCCACCACACCTGTAATTAGGCCGACGCCCGTCTTCCAAAATGGGAATGGCCCCCGTGTGCCAAAAGACCAGCTCTCAGCAGAGTCTGCAGCTGCGGTGGGGAGTATGCCAGAGACTGCTCTTCCCCGAGTAGGAGAGCAGGGCCCACAGAAACAGTCAGTGGGAGAGGCTGTGGAAGGAGAAGAGAATGTGGTGAAGAACCAGCAAGTCCTAGAGCTGGATCCCTCTTGTGCgcaggcagccccagccccaagaCGGGCTGATTCGGAGAGCATGGAACCCAGTGGTAGGCCAGGAACCAAACCAGAGAGCCCAAGGAGGCAGG GCTCCACCAAGAGAAGCTCTCACCTGGGTCCCAGCGACATTTACTTGGAGGACCTCACCAATCTGGACGAGGAGCAGGTGGCCCTTTATTTCCCCAAAAG TGATATGGAACCGGGTTCAAAGCCCTCGACTGATCCCAGCAGCCCCGGCCATACCCAGCTGCTGGCTGGTCCTACAGCCGATGGAGGCACCGATAACTTATCTGACCCCGCTCATGACCTGATGCATCCCATCGCGCTGTCCCTTTGTGGGGGTCTCGGGGACAGCAGACAGATCTTGCACC ACAAGTTTGTGGAGCACATCATCTCTTACCAGGAGTTTGctgagaacccagaagtcctcgATGACCCAAACCTTGTGATACAGATCCACAAGAA GTACTATAACTGGGCAGTGGCTGCTCCCATGATCCTCTCCTTGCAGGCATTCCAGAAGAACGTTCCTAAG AGCACCATTGACCGGCTGGTGAAGGAGAAAATGCCCAAGAAGAGCGGCAGGTGGTGGTTTTCCTGGCGGAGGAGAGACTTGACTGCTGAGGAG CATGAACCCAGCGCAGGAGAACTGGAGCAGGGCTCTACCCCACAGCG GAGGAAGATGGATCCTTCATCTAGTGACGAATCCATATCCCCGGTGTCGAGACCTGATGCCACTGTGCAGAAATTTCTGCCCACCTACAAGAAATCCCTGAGGCTCTCTTCAGATCagatt AAGAGACTGAACCTGCAGGATGGCCCCAATGAGGTGGTGTTCAGTGTGACCACTCAGTACCAGGGCACGTGTCGCTGTGAGGCCACCATCTACCTGTGGAATTGGGATGACAAGGTGGTGATCTCCGATATCGATGGGACCATCACCAA GTCTGATGCTTTGGGTCACATTTTGCCACAGCTGGGAAAAGACTGGACCCACCAGGGCATTGCCAAACTCTACCATAAAATCCACCT GAATGGCTACAAGTTCCTCTACTGCTCATCCAGGGCCATTGGCATGGCACACATcaccaaaggatacctgaaatgGGTCAAAGACCAGGGCTGTGCCCTCCCCAAGGGGCCCATCCTGCTGGCCCCAAGCAGCCTCTTCTCAGCCTTTCACAG GGAGGTGATAGAGAAGAAGCCAGAGATATTCAAAATCGCCTGCTTGACAGACATCCGGAACTTGTTCGGCTCCATGGGGCAGCCCTTCCATGCTGCCTTTGGGAACAGGATCCAT GATGTCGATGCTTACAAGCAAGTGGGGTTGTCAGCATCTCATATATTCACGGTGAACCCAAAGGGGGAACTGATCCGGGAGCTCACCAAGAGCCAGAAATCCAC GTACGAACGGCTGACTGAGTTGGTGGAGCTAATCTTCCCCCCGCTAGGCCAGGGTGTTAATGTTGCCTTGCTGTGGCCAGAGTACAGTCAGTTCTCCTACTGGAGGGCTCCGCTGCCGCTCATTGACATAGAAGATCTTGCCTGA
- the EMILIN3 gene encoding EMILIN-3 isoform X2: MGEGCHDSPTDQPGLLPQRPSPKIPPGHKMFPGPRVPPHPQIHPEPFPGPKKNHYGRKIPGIFGDRLDRLEEEVRRLSQSYDSLHNVVSGLGDHLRLAIQEDTNKMIGSLMNSPSVPDSTVGFGVIPDGIVDVADKADIATYPPVGEILAKVSEVSDVLKTKTDLLNEVHGLVLDHDGQIKHLLESARPSPLTSIDMLEEYMDTRLSNLRAELLDGFEKKLVKIQSTCDFRIKEVQQQCEEEKAANLRLQQTLDGKELEIKKEISQLETQIQGLTVVESCCGNLNYLTERMDILEKGLHSISESQKNLHSHLNGEFSTVTLGSLVEGRFEDLEVRLNATERETGSCCSSLEDSMMGLVGSELDGVRTSFEDKMRTLEDRFMTIVGELSNVSTPAGLDGAVMPLLEGELANVRKQTDERLEVLQSQLTTLENTCLLGCASASKDVETFRTEIEDCQSKNQDLLLRMDSNNDLLRKLNATILEIQRRIEEEAAGSLQGEITLLKINLNTVSKSLTGLKDSVSQYSNTVLHVNSSLDEHERKIEDEVHSIQEKVSDQGSQLIFSNKRVLNLKGDLERLKARIVNDLSNCKNAARDLQKEAAQFDSRVAQVEKMCGGLGAMTGSLDVIRDELEKHTGSLWGYMDHMNGTLAAHSQEITVLKDNLLDCQAKVTELAEQVTHLQGASEGKQH, encoded by the exons ATGGGAGAAGGGTGTCATGACAGCCCTACCGATCAACCAGGCCTTCTGCCCCAGCGCCCCAGCCCTAAGATTCCTCCTGGTCACAAGATGTTTCCAGGTCCTAGagttcctccccatccccaaatcCACCCTGAGCCGTTTCCAGGTCCAAAGAAGAACCACTATG GCAGGAAGATACCTGGCATCTTTGGGGACAGGCTGGACCGGCTGGAAGAGGAGGTAAGGCGCCTCTCACAGTCCTACGACAGCCTGCACAACGTGGTGAGCGGGCTGGGGGACCACCTGCGTCTGGCCATCCAAGAGGACACCAACAAGATGATCGGGTCCCTGATGAACAGCCCAAGTGTGCCTGACTCAACGGTGGGCTTTGGGGTCATTCCTGATGGGATTGTGGATGTGGCTGACAAAGCAGACATTGCCACCTATCCACCCgtgggtgagatcctagccaagGTGAGCGAGGTGAGTGATGTGCTGAAGACCAAGACAGATTTGCTCAATGAGGTGCACGGCCTGGTCCTGGACCATGATGGGCAGATCAAACACCTGCTGGAATCAGCTAGGCCATCACCCCTCACCTCCATCGACATGTTGGAGGAGTACATGGACACCCGGCTGAGCAACCTGCGAGCAGAGCTGCTGGATGGCTTTGAGAAGAAGCTGGTGAAAATCCAGAGCACATGTGACTTCAGGATCAAGGAGGTGCAACAGCAGTGTGAGGAGGAGAAAGCTGCCAACTTGCGGCTACAGCAGACCTTGGATGGCAAGGAACTGGAAATCAAGAAGGAGATCTCCCAGCTGGAGACCCAGATCCAAGGGTTGACGGTGGTGGAGAGCTGCTGCGGCAACCTGAACTACCTCACCGAGCGCATGGACATCCTGGAGAAGGGCCTACACAGCATCTCTGAGTCCCAGAAGAACCTGCACTCGCATCTCAATGGTGAGTTCTCCACTGTCACCCTGGGGAGCCTTGTTGAAGGGCGCTTCGAGGACCTGGAGGTGAGGCTCAAtgctacagagagagagactggcagctgctgctccagcttgGAGGACAGCATGATGGGCCTTGTGGGGTCAGAGTTGGACGGTGTGAGGACCTCATTTGAGGACAAAATGAGGACCTTGGAGGACAGGTTCATGACCATTGTGGGGGAGCTGAGCAATGTCAGCACCCCAGCAGGCCTGGATGGAGCCGTGATGCCCTTGCTGGAGGGAGAGCTTGCCAACGTGAGGAAGCAGACAGACGAGAGACTGGAGGTGCTGCAGAGCCAGCTCACCACCCTGGAGAACACCTGCTTACTGGGCTGCGCCTCTGCTTCCAAAGATGTGGAGACCTTCCGGACAGAAATTGAGGACTGCCAGAGCAAGAACCAGGATCTGCTGCTCAGAATGGACAGTAACAACGACCTCCTGCGCAAGCTGAACGCCACCATCCTGGAGATCCAGAGGCGGATTGAGGAGGAGGCAGCCGGCTCCCTGCAGGGCGAGATCACCCTGCTCAAGATCAACCTGAATACTGTGAGCAAGTCACTGACAGGGCTCAAGGACTCCGTCTCCCAGTACTCCAACACCGTGCTGCACGTCAACTCTTCACTGGACGAACACGAGCGCAAGATAGAGGACGAGGTGCACTCCATTCAGGAGAAGGTCAGCGACCAAGGCTCGCAGCTCATCTTCAGCAACAAGCGCGTCCTTAACCTGAAAGGCGACCTGGAGAGACTCAAAGCCAGGATCGTGAATGACCTAAGCAACTGCAAGAATGCCGCACGTGACCTGCAGAAGGAGGCGGCCCAGTTTGACAGCCGCGTAGCCCAGGTGGAAAAGATGTGCGGTGGGCTCGGTGCCATGACGGGGAGCCTGGACGTCATCCGCGATGAGCTGGAGAAGCACACAGGCAGCCTGTGGGGCTACATGGACCATATGAACGGGACATTGGCCGCCCACTCTCAGGAAATAACTGTGCTGAAGGACAACTTGCTGGATTGCCAGGCCAAAGTGACAGAGCTGGCTGAACAGGTCACCCACTTGcaaggtgcttcagaggggaAGCAGCACTAG
- the EMILIN3 gene encoding EMILIN-3 isoform X1 codes for MGGKNMSRTSGNSLFWVFSYLCLGTLVSPTDAKGTYFHHPAPVSYSNRYNLYTSGSSPQLSPGKPMGKHKSYCAYVVQRNVTCTLQDGVESYVKAEYHKCSWGPKCPGKVLYRTFYRPKYKIGYKTVTELAWRCCPGLMGEGCHDSPTDQPGLLPQRPSPKIPPGHKMFPGPRVPPHPQIHPEPFPGPKKNHYGRKIPGIFGDRLDRLEEEVRRLSQSYDSLHNVVSGLGDHLRLAIQEDTNKMIGSLMNSPSVPDSTVGFGVIPDGIVDVADKADIATYPPVGEILAKVSEVSDVLKTKTDLLNEVHGLVLDHDGQIKHLLESARPSPLTSIDMLEEYMDTRLSNLRAELLDGFEKKLVKIQSTCDFRIKEVQQQCEEEKAANLRLQQTLDGKELEIKKEISQLETQIQGLTVVESCCGNLNYLTERMDILEKGLHSISESQKNLHSHLNGEFSTVTLGSLVEGRFEDLEVRLNATERETGSCCSSLEDSMMGLVGSELDGVRTSFEDKMRTLEDRFMTIVGELSNVSTPAGLDGAVMPLLEGELANVRKQTDERLEVLQSQLTTLENTCLLGCASASKDVETFRTEIEDCQSKNQDLLLRMDSNNDLLRKLNATILEIQRRIEEEAAGSLQGEITLLKINLNTVSKSLTGLKDSVSQYSNTVLHVNSSLDEHERKIEDEVHSIQEKVSDQGSQLIFSNKRVLNLKGDLERLKARIVNDLSNCKNAARDLQKEAAQFDSRVAQVEKMCGGLGAMTGSLDVIRDELEKHTGSLWGYMDHMNGTLAAHSQEITVLKDNLLDCQAKVTELAEQVTHLQGASEGKQH; via the exons GAGCTACTGTGCGTATGTGGTGCAGAGAAATGTTACATGCACCCTGCAGGATGGGGTGGAGAGCTACGTGAAGGCAGAGTATCACAAGTGCAGCTGGGGGCCCAAGTGCCCCGGGAAAGTCCT GTACCGCACCTTCTACAGACCCAAGTACAAGATTGGCTACAAGACAGTGACTGAGCTGGCATGGAGGTGCTGCCCAGGACTCATGGGAGAAGGGTGTCATGACAGCCCTACCGATCAACCAGGCCTTCTGCCCCAGCGCCCCAGCCCTAAGATTCCTCCTGGTCACAAGATGTTTCCAGGTCCTAGagttcctccccatccccaaatcCACCCTGAGCCGTTTCCAGGTCCAAAGAAGAACCACTATG GCAGGAAGATACCTGGCATCTTTGGGGACAGGCTGGACCGGCTGGAAGAGGAGGTAAGGCGCCTCTCACAGTCCTACGACAGCCTGCACAACGTGGTGAGCGGGCTGGGGGACCACCTGCGTCTGGCCATCCAAGAGGACACCAACAAGATGATCGGGTCCCTGATGAACAGCCCAAGTGTGCCTGACTCAACGGTGGGCTTTGGGGTCATTCCTGATGGGATTGTGGATGTGGCTGACAAAGCAGACATTGCCACCTATCCACCCgtgggtgagatcctagccaagGTGAGCGAGGTGAGTGATGTGCTGAAGACCAAGACAGATTTGCTCAATGAGGTGCACGGCCTGGTCCTGGACCATGATGGGCAGATCAAACACCTGCTGGAATCAGCTAGGCCATCACCCCTCACCTCCATCGACATGTTGGAGGAGTACATGGACACCCGGCTGAGCAACCTGCGAGCAGAGCTGCTGGATGGCTTTGAGAAGAAGCTGGTGAAAATCCAGAGCACATGTGACTTCAGGATCAAGGAGGTGCAACAGCAGTGTGAGGAGGAGAAAGCTGCCAACTTGCGGCTACAGCAGACCTTGGATGGCAAGGAACTGGAAATCAAGAAGGAGATCTCCCAGCTGGAGACCCAGATCCAAGGGTTGACGGTGGTGGAGAGCTGCTGCGGCAACCTGAACTACCTCACCGAGCGCATGGACATCCTGGAGAAGGGCCTACACAGCATCTCTGAGTCCCAGAAGAACCTGCACTCGCATCTCAATGGTGAGTTCTCCACTGTCACCCTGGGGAGCCTTGTTGAAGGGCGCTTCGAGGACCTGGAGGTGAGGCTCAAtgctacagagagagagactggcagctgctgctccagcttgGAGGACAGCATGATGGGCCTTGTGGGGTCAGAGTTGGACGGTGTGAGGACCTCATTTGAGGACAAAATGAGGACCTTGGAGGACAGGTTCATGACCATTGTGGGGGAGCTGAGCAATGTCAGCACCCCAGCAGGCCTGGATGGAGCCGTGATGCCCTTGCTGGAGGGAGAGCTTGCCAACGTGAGGAAGCAGACAGACGAGAGACTGGAGGTGCTGCAGAGCCAGCTCACCACCCTGGAGAACACCTGCTTACTGGGCTGCGCCTCTGCTTCCAAAGATGTGGAGACCTTCCGGACAGAAATTGAGGACTGCCAGAGCAAGAACCAGGATCTGCTGCTCAGAATGGACAGTAACAACGACCTCCTGCGCAAGCTGAACGCCACCATCCTGGAGATCCAGAGGCGGATTGAGGAGGAGGCAGCCGGCTCCCTGCAGGGCGAGATCACCCTGCTCAAGATCAACCTGAATACTGTGAGCAAGTCACTGACAGGGCTCAAGGACTCCGTCTCCCAGTACTCCAACACCGTGCTGCACGTCAACTCTTCACTGGACGAACACGAGCGCAAGATAGAGGACGAGGTGCACTCCATTCAGGAGAAGGTCAGCGACCAAGGCTCGCAGCTCATCTTCAGCAACAAGCGCGTCCTTAACCTGAAAGGCGACCTGGAGAGACTCAAAGCCAGGATCGTGAATGACCTAAGCAACTGCAAGAATGCCGCACGTGACCTGCAGAAGGAGGCGGCCCAGTTTGACAGCCGCGTAGCCCAGGTGGAAAAGATGTGCGGTGGGCTCGGTGCCATGACGGGGAGCCTGGACGTCATCCGCGATGAGCTGGAGAAGCACACAGGCAGCCTGTGGGGCTACATGGACCATATGAACGGGACATTGGCCGCCCACTCTCAGGAAATAACTGTGCTGAAGGACAACTTGCTGGATTGCCAGGCCAAAGTGACAGAGCTGGCTGAACAGGTCACCCACTTGcaaggtgcttcagaggggaAGCAGCACTAG